GGCGGCCACGAGTGGGTGATTGAGTTTGTGCAGGAGCCGGACAGCCTGCCGCGTTTCACGCAGGTGCTGGACGAGACGCTGCGCGAGGTTAACTCCGACTACGATGCCAAGCGCCAGAACGACATCGCCCTGCAGGAACCTATCGTGCATATGGCTCCCAAAGGCACTTTCCTGAACTGGCTGCGCCATAAAGGCAAACTGGGCGGCCAGAACAAAGTGCCCCGCCTCAGCAACACCCGCGAGTACCTGGAGGAGATCATGCAGGTGAATGGGATGTAGTAGATTTGAAGATATGAAGATGTGGAGATATGAAGATGGGTAGAGATGCCTGTTGCTACCCGTAAAGCTGCTGTTCCAACCACCCCTGCCCCTCCTCGTCTAAGGAGGGGCAGGGGTGGTTGGATAATGTCCCATCATATATAAAACGCAACAGCCCCGGCCATATATAGCCAAGGCTGCAGCAATTCAAAATTATCTCCCGGTAATCAGACTCGTAATTCGAAACTCGTAATTCGGAATTGGGAGCGAAGCGACCGCTATTCCAGGAAACTGCTGAACATGCCGCCTTCTTTTCGGGCGTTCTGGCCGTGCGGCATCAGCGCCTCAATCAGCTTCTTCACCGGCATCGACTGCAGCCACACGCGACCGGTGCCGCGCAGCGTGGCCAGGAAAATACCCTCGCCGCCAAAGATCATCGACTTGAGCCCGCCCGCCTGCTGCACACTGAAATCGATGCCCTCCTCGAACGCCACCACGCAGCCGGTGTCCACGCGCAGCGTCTGGTTGTTCAGCTGTTTCTCTACCACGGTACCGCCAGCATGAATGAACGCCATGCCGTCGCCCTGCATCCGCTGCAGGATGAAGCCCTCGCCGCCGAAGAAGCCCGAGCCCAGGCGCTGGTTGAAGTGGATGCTGAGTTTGGTACCCAGTGCCGCCGCCAGGAAAGCATCTTTTTGCGTAATGAGGCTGCTGTTGCGCATCTGGCGCAGGTCGATGGGCAGAATGGTGCCGGGGTAGGGGGCGGAGAAAGCCACGCGGCTTTTGCCGTAGCCGCGGTGCGTGAAGTGCGTCATGAACAGCGACTCGCCCGTAATCAGGCGGGAGCCTGCCGACACCAGCTTACCGAAAAAGCCCTGGCTGGGGTTGGAGCCGTCGCCCATCTTGGCCTCGAACTCAATGCCCTCCTCCATATATACCATCGCGCCCGCCTCGGCAATCACCGTTTCCTGCTGGTCCAGTTCCACTTCCAGCACCTGAATGTCGTTGCCGAAAATTTTGTAATCGATCTCGTGTGAATTTATCATAGTTATATATAAGGTTGGTTAAAAGATGCGGTCTGAGTTGATAGAACGCAATATGCCCCTGTTTCTATATATGGCGCAAAACTTTACCAGCCAAGCCGGGGCTATATGGCTTTCAGAATGGAATGACTACCCCTCATCATCCTCTTCCTCCTCGTCATCTTCTGCTTTCCCTTTCTTGCCACGGCGGGCTTTGGGCAGGTCCTTGTCGTCCTCGTCGTCGGTCACGGCATTGGTGTTGCGCACAAAATCCTCGTCCGTTTCCTCCACTTCCTCGCCTTCCTCTATATGGTAGGCCTCCTCCTCTTCGCGCTTGGCCTTCTCGGCGGCGTCGCGCTTCACCAACTTCTTGTCCTCCACGTTGTTGTTCAGGAACTCGTTTATCCTGTCGATGCTGTAGTTCGAGATGATCTCCCCGTGCTCGTTCACCTTTATCTCGAAGCCCTCCAGGTCCTTGTGTACCTTGGATTTCTTCTTGCTGCTCTTGTTCTCTTTTTTATTCTTGGCCATGCTCGTTCAGGTTTGTACTCCTGTTGTATAAGCTAAGCGGCCACAATTTGTTGCAAACAGAGCCAAAGCCATATATAAAAAAGGCTAACCTCATCGGTTAGCCTTCCTGATTATGTATCCTTTTTTTGATTCCTATATATGCTTTATATAGAGCCGTTGCGGTTACGCCGCTGCATATGGGCGCAGCTTTTCGATGGCTGTGCCAAGGCGCTGAGCCGTTTCCTCGCGGCCGATTACCGCGATGATCTGCATCAGGTCGGGGCCAGCCTCGGCGCCGGTCACTGCCAGGCGCAGCGCCTGCATCACCTGGCCCAGCTTCATGCCGTGGCGCTCCAGGATGCTGTTCAGCAAATCTTTTACCGTGTCGGCGTTAAAGTTCTCCAGCGCCGGCAGCTCATTTTTGAAATCCTCAAAAACAGCAACGGATTGGCTGTTCCACTTCTTGGAGGCGACCTTCTCGCTGTACTCCGTGGGGGCTTCAAAGAAATACCTGGCCTCCTGCCAGAAGTCCTGCGGGAAGCTCACGCGCTCTTTCATCAGCCCGGCTATCTTCTCGGCCTTTTCCTGCGAGGTGGTGATGTTGTGCTCCTCCAGCGCCTGCAGCAGGTAAGCAGCCAGCTCGCTGTCGGGCTTGGCGCGCAGGTACTGCTCGTTGAACCAGCGGGCCTTCTGAATGTCGAAACGCGTGCCGGACTTGCCGATGCGCTCCACGGAGAACTCTTCTATCAGTTCCTGCATCGAGAAGATCTCCTGCTGCGTGCCGGGGTTCCAACCCAAAAAGGCCAGGAAGTTAATGAATGCCTCGGGTATATAGCCAGCCTCTCGGTACCCGGAAGATATTTCGCCTGAGAACGGGTCCTGCCAGCGCAGCGGGAACACCGGGAAGCCCAGCTTGTCGCCGTCGCGCTTGCTCAGTTTGCCGTTGCCGTCGGGCTTCAGCAGCAGGGGCAGGTGGGCAAACTCCGGCATGGTGTCTTCCCAGCCCAGGTAGCGGTACAGCAGCACGTGCAGCGGCGCCGACGGCAGCCACTCTTCGCCCCGTATCACGTGTGTGATCTGCATCAGGTGGTCGTCCACGATGTTGGCCAGGTGGTAGGTCGGCATCCCGTCCGACTTCATGAGCACTTTATCGTCGATGGCAGAAGAATGCACCATTACCCAGCCGCGGATCATATCCTTCAGGCGAACTTCCTCTTTGCGCGGCACTTTCAGGCGGATCACATATGGGTCGCCGGACTCTAGGCGCTTCTTTACCTCATCCTCGGGCAGGGTGAGCGAGTTCTTCATGGTGGCGCGGGTGATGGCGTTGTACTGGGGCGTGGCCACCTTGGCGGCCTTCAGGCGCTCGCGCATCTCCTCCAGTTCCTCGGCCGTATCGAAGGCGTAGTAGGCGTGGCCGCTCTCAATCAGCTGCAGCGCGTACTGCATGTACATGGGCTTGCGCTCCGACTGGCGGTACGGGGCGTAGGGGCCGCCGTTCCAGGGGCTCTCGTCCAGCTCAATGCCGCACCACGCCAGCGACTCCCGTATATAGTCCTCGGCGCCCGGCACGAAGCGGTTCTGGTCGGTGTCCTCGATGCGCAGGATCATTTTGCCGCCGGTTTTGCGGGCCAGCAGGTAGTTGTAAAGGGCCGTGCGCACACCGCCTATATGGAGAGGCCCGGTCGGGCTGGGGGCAAAGCGTACTCTAACTTCTCTTTCCATGTATCTATGTCTGATTCAGATCGTTCAATTTCGGCACAAAGGTACGAAATAAAGTTCGTTTCGGTAAGCACCACGGTGGCAAAGGGCAGGCGGGGCGAAACAAGCCGGGGCGATAGGGGTTCATCCAATACAAACATAATCAGGTAATTCCGTATCTGCATAATACAGAAATCTAACGCGATGCTATGGTAAAAAAGCGGTTGCATATGGCCTGGTGCCTGTTGAAAGAGACGTGGCTGGAGTTCATGGACAATAACTCCTGGCAGAAGGGCGCGGCACTGGCCTATTATACCATCTTCGCGCTGCCGCCCATGCTCATCATCATCATCAGCGCCGCCGGGTACTTCTTTGGGAAGCAGGCGGTGTCCGGGGAGATATACTACCAGATAAAGGGCGTGATCGGGACGGAGGGGCCTACTCGGTGCAGAAGATGGTGGAGAATGTGAATGCGTTCTCGGATGTGAGCCTGGCGGCGTTTGTGGGCGTTATCGCGCTTTTTATCGCCGCCACGGGCGTTTTTATATCCCTGCAGGACTCCCTGAACGAGATCTGGTACGTCAAGCCCAAGCCCAGGCACGGCTACCTCAAGCTGGTGCTCGACAGGTTCCTGTCCTTTGGGATGATTTTGGCCATTGCCATTATCCTGCTGCTCTCGCTGTTGGCCAACGCGGTGCTGGTGGCCATCGGCGGTTTCCTGGAGGCGCGTTTCTCGGGCTGGGTCGTTTACTTCATCCACTTTGCCAACCTGGCCTCCGCGCTGGTGCTCATGTCTTTCCTGTTCGCGTGTATATATAAGTTTCTGCCCGACGCCAAGATAAAGTGGCGCGACGTGTGGGTGGGGGCACTCGTGACGTCGCTGCTGTTCGTGCTGTTCCGGGGCCTCATCGGGTTTTACCTGGGCACGAACGACGTGGGCTCGGTATATGGCGCGGCGGGCTCTGTGGTTGTCATCCTCACGTGGGTTTTCTTCACCTCCCAGATTATCTTTTTCGGGGCGGTGTTCACGTTTGTGTACTCCCGCAAGTACGGCTACAACATTTACCCGGCGGAGTACGCAGTGCGCGTGATACGGAGGCAGGTGGAGGTGGGCAACTCCGCCGTGAACGCGGAGCCCGGCGTACACACCAAGGAGGTATATGGCGGGGTGGAGGCGGCAACGGAAGAAAGCGACGAAGGCGCCGCCGCGCAGGGCGAGAATATATAGATGAGTTAAGAGTTTTGAGTTAAGAGTTTAAAATTCAGGTAAAGGACACTGTGGCAAAGGGTTTATATATAGTTCTTCTGCCAAAATGCCTTCGCCTGAATCTTTCCGGATAAAGCCCTTGCCGGGGCTTACTTGGCGGCGATGCAGGATATCTCCACATTCACGTCTTTTGGCAGGCGGCTCACTTCCACGGTTTCGCGGGCTGGCGGGTTGCTGGTGAAATAGCTGCCGTACGTTTCGTTGATGCGGCCGAAGTTGTTGAGGTCCTTCACGAAGATGGAGCACTTGAGCACATGCTCGAAACCCATGCCCGCCTCCGACAGAATGGCCTGCAGGTTTTTCATGACCTGGTGCGTCTCCAGTTCGATGCTGTCGTTCACGAGGTTGCCGCTCTCCTGGTCCAGCGCAATCTGGCCGGATACGTAGAGGGTGCCGTTTGCCATCGTTGCCTGGCTGTAGGGGCCGATAGGGGCTGGCGCCAGAGAGGAAGTGATGATGCTGTGTGCCATATATGGATTCGGTTTATAGTGTATCTTTACTCTCAAAAGTACTTAAATTTTATGCACGTAGTTGTATTGGCGGGCCCTGAAATGGCTGCTGAGTTCAAACAGAAGTTCCCGGAGGGCACGGAAGGCGTGTCTTTTACCTTTCTGAGCAGCCTCAGCCTGCAGGACGAGCAGTTTCAATCCACCGATGTGGTGTTCGATTTCCTGCTGCACCAGCAGCCGCAGCGCCTGGAGCAGTATGCGCCCGGGCAGGTGGTGTTCTGCAACGCTGCCACCGTGCAGTTGGCAGCCCTGGCGAAGGCCGCGGAATTGGAGAAGCCCTGCGCCCTCATCGGCTTTAATGGCCTGCCTACCCTTTTTAACAGGCCGGTGCTGGAGGCGAGCCTGCTGCAGCCGGAGCACGAAGAAAAGCTAAGGGAGGTGTGCGAAAAACTGGGGACGGAGTACCT
This window of the Pontibacter russatus genome carries:
- a CDS encoding YhjD/YihY/BrkB family envelope integrity protein yields the protein MAWCLLKETWLEFMDNNSWQKGAALAYYTIFALPPMLIIIISAAGYFFGKQAVSGEIYYQIKGVIGTEGPTRCRRWWRM
- a CDS encoding YihY/virulence factor BrkB family protein, producing the protein MVENVNAFSDVSLAAFVGVIALFIAATGVFISLQDSLNEIWYVKPKPRHGYLKLVLDRFLSFGMILAIAIILLLSLLANAVLVAIGGFLEARFSGWVVYFIHFANLASALVLMSFLFACIYKFLPDAKIKWRDVWVGALVTSLLFVLFRGLIGFYLGTNDVGSVYGAAGSVVVILTWVFFTSQIIFFGAVFTFVYSRKYGYNIYPAEYAVRVIRRQVEVGNSAVNAEPGVHTKEVYGGVEAATEESDEGAAAQGENI
- a CDS encoding RidA family protein, which encodes MAHSIITSSLAPAPIGPYSQATMANGTLYVSGQIALDQESGNLVNDSIELETHQVMKNLQAILSEAGMGFEHVLKCSIFVKDLNNFGRINETYGSYFTSNPPARETVEVSRLPKDVNVEISCIAAK
- a CDS encoding TIGR00266 family protein — protein: MINSHEIDYKIFGNDIQVLEVELDQQETVIAEAGAMVYMEEGIEFEAKMGDGSNPSQGFFGKLVSAGSRLITGESLFMTHFTHRGYGKSRVAFSAPYPGTILPIDLRQMRNSSLITQKDAFLAAALGTKLSIHFNQRLGSGFFGGEGFILQRMQGDGMAFIHAGGTVVEKQLNNQTLRVDTGCVVAFEEGIDFSVQQAGGLKSMIFGGEGIFLATLRGTGRVWLQSMPVKKLIEALMPHGQNARKEGGMFSSFLE
- a CDS encoding 3-hydroxyacyl-CoA dehydrogenase family protein, translating into MHVVVLAGPEMAAEFKQKFPEGTEGVSFTFLSSLSLQDEQFQSTDVVFDFLLHQQPQRLEQYAPGQVVFCNAATVQLAALAKAAELEKPCALIGFNGLPTLFNRPVLEASLLQPEHEEKLREVCEKLGTEYLLVEDRVGMVTPRLICMIINEACYTLQEETASIADIDLGMKLGTNYPRGPFEWANEMGVEQVYRVLEAVYEDTKDERYKICPLLKTKYLKGEKF
- the gltX gene encoding glutamate--tRNA ligase — protein: MEREVRVRFAPSPTGPLHIGGVRTALYNYLLARKTGGKMILRIEDTDQNRFVPGAEDYIRESLAWCGIELDESPWNGGPYAPYRQSERKPMYMQYALQLIESGHAYYAFDTAEELEEMRERLKAAKVATPQYNAITRATMKNSLTLPEDEVKKRLESGDPYVIRLKVPRKEEVRLKDMIRGWVMVHSSAIDDKVLMKSDGMPTYHLANIVDDHLMQITHVIRGEEWLPSAPLHVLLYRYLGWEDTMPEFAHLPLLLKPDGNGKLSKRDGDKLGFPVFPLRWQDPFSGEISSGYREAGYIPEAFINFLAFLGWNPGTQQEIFSMQELIEEFSVERIGKSGTRFDIQKARWFNEQYLRAKPDSELAAYLLQALEEHNITTSQEKAEKIAGLMKERVSFPQDFWQEARYFFEAPTEYSEKVASKKWNSQSVAVFEDFKNELPALENFNADTVKDLLNSILERHGMKLGQVMQALRLAVTGAEAGPDLMQIIAVIGREETAQRLGTAIEKLRPYAAA